One genomic segment of Luteimonas galliterrae includes these proteins:
- a CDS encoding GH92 family glycosyl hydrolase, translating into MRVRSWAAALTCCAWAMTGAALAQGAAKGAAAYDAVDPFIGTGGEGHTFPGAVVPFGMIQLSPDTQIKPRKDAYDWAAGYRYDDNTIIGFSHTHFSGTGHSDLGDVLLMPIAGETKLERGDTAKPGSGYHSRFKHDGEIAQPGYYAVTLDDYGIRAELTAGERVGVHRYAFPKGKPAHVLVDLRTSLYDYPGKTLWSRLRVRADGTVTGFRETRGWAPGRQLYFAMRFSKPLSGHALHDTEQNVVYKGFPPPGEKDPARRAQIEGRELVGVFDFAQAQGTQLVVKVSISPVSEDNAVANLEAEMPGWDFDAVRAKAKAAWTQALSAVDVDAPEPMRKSFYTAMYHTLMGPSLFMDSDGRYRGPDNAVHQAKGFRNHSTFSLWDTYRALHPLLTLIQPPERTNDFVNSLLAARRESPYGVLPVWAFHGLETWCMIGYHAVPVIADAYMKGIRGYDADEALAAMVASASYGPYDGIAQYMELGYVPIDEEGEAASKTLEYAFDDWTIARMADAMGRKDVAAQFGKRAGNWRHAFDAKTGFMRARKRDGSFREPFDPTASGYGSDYTEGNAWQYSWYVPQDVAGLGRALGGEQKLVDKLDQVFDAKVDPKVFEHMEDITGLIGWYAHGNEPSHHVAYLYAYAGQPWRTQERLKQIMDSQYAPRPDGLAGNDDLGQMSAWFVFTALGFYPVAPGSNQYVIGRPFLPRAVLNLPNGKRFTVIAEGLDDAHTYIGNATLNGKPLPRAYIEHGEIMAGGELKFTMQAQPNKEWATAQRPYSMSAER; encoded by the coding sequence ATGCGTGTGCGGTCGTGGGCGGCAGCGCTGACTTGCTGCGCATGGGCGATGACTGGCGCGGCGTTGGCGCAGGGCGCCGCGAAAGGAGCGGCCGCCTACGATGCGGTCGATCCCTTCATCGGCACCGGCGGCGAAGGCCATACCTTTCCAGGTGCGGTGGTGCCGTTCGGGATGATCCAGCTAAGCCCCGATACGCAGATCAAGCCGCGCAAGGACGCCTACGACTGGGCCGCGGGTTACCGGTACGACGACAACACCATCATCGGTTTCTCGCACACGCATTTCTCCGGCACCGGCCACTCCGACCTGGGCGACGTGCTGCTGATGCCGATCGCCGGCGAAACCAAGCTCGAGCGCGGCGATACCGCCAAACCGGGCAGCGGCTACCACTCGCGTTTCAAGCACGACGGCGAAATCGCCCAGCCCGGCTACTACGCCGTGACGCTGGACGACTACGGCATCCGCGCCGAACTCACGGCCGGCGAGCGCGTCGGCGTGCACCGCTATGCGTTCCCGAAAGGAAAGCCCGCGCATGTGCTGGTCGACTTGCGCACCAGCCTGTACGACTACCCGGGCAAGACGCTGTGGTCGCGGTTGCGCGTGCGCGCCGACGGCACCGTCACCGGATTCCGCGAAACGCGCGGCTGGGCACCCGGGCGGCAGCTGTATTTCGCGATGCGGTTTTCCAAGCCGTTGAGCGGGCACGCGTTGCACGACACCGAGCAGAACGTCGTCTACAAGGGCTTTCCTCCGCCGGGCGAGAAAGACCCGGCGCGGCGCGCGCAAATCGAAGGCCGCGAACTGGTCGGCGTGTTCGATTTCGCCCAGGCGCAGGGAACGCAACTGGTGGTGAAGGTGTCGATCTCGCCGGTCAGCGAGGACAATGCCGTCGCCAATCTCGAAGCCGAAATGCCGGGCTGGGATTTCGATGCGGTGCGCGCCAAGGCGAAAGCGGCGTGGACGCAGGCCTTGTCCGCGGTGGACGTCGACGCGCCCGAGCCGATGCGCAAGAGCTTCTATACCGCGATGTACCACACGCTCATGGGCCCGAGCCTGTTCATGGACAGCGACGGCCGCTACCGCGGACCGGACAATGCGGTGCATCAGGCGAAGGGTTTCCGCAATCACTCCACGTTCTCGTTGTGGGATACGTATCGCGCGCTGCATCCGCTGTTGACCCTGATCCAGCCGCCGGAGCGCACCAACGATTTCGTGAATTCGTTGCTAGCCGCGCGCCGCGAAAGCCCTTACGGCGTGCTGCCGGTGTGGGCGTTCCACGGCCTGGAGACGTGGTGCATGATCGGTTACCACGCGGTGCCGGTGATCGCCGACGCCTACATGAAGGGCATCCGCGGCTACGACGCGGACGAGGCGCTCGCGGCGATGGTCGCCAGCGCCAGCTACGGTCCTTACGACGGCATCGCCCAGTACATGGAACTGGGTTACGTGCCGATCGACGAGGAGGGCGAGGCCGCTTCCAAAACGCTGGAATACGCCTTCGACGACTGGACCATCGCGCGCATGGCCGATGCGATGGGGCGCAAGGACGTCGCTGCGCAGTTCGGCAAGCGCGCCGGCAACTGGCGGCATGCGTTCGACGCCAAGACCGGTTTCATGCGCGCGCGCAAACGCGACGGCAGCTTCCGCGAGCCTTTCGATCCTACCGCCAGCGGCTACGGCAGCGACTACACCGAAGGCAACGCCTGGCAGTATTCGTGGTACGTGCCGCAGGACGTCGCCGGCCTCGGTCGCGCGCTGGGTGGCGAGCAGAAGCTGGTCGACAAGCTCGACCAGGTGTTCGACGCCAAGGTCGATCCGAAGGTCTTCGAGCACATGGAAGACATCACCGGCCTGATCGGCTGGTATGCGCACGGCAACGAGCCCAGCCATCACGTGGCTTATCTCTATGCCTACGCCGGCCAACCCTGGCGCACGCAGGAACGGCTGAAGCAGATCATGGACAGCCAGTACGCGCCGCGGCCCGACGGCCTGGCCGGCAACGACGATCTGGGGCAGATGTCGGCGTGGTTCGTGTTCACCGCGCTGGGCTTCTATCCGGTGGCGCCGGGCAGCAACCAGTACGTGATCGGCCGTCCGTTCCTGCCTCGCGCCGTCCTGAACCTGCCCAACGGCAAGCGCTTTACCGTGATCGCCGAAGGCCTGGACGATGCGCATACCTACATCGGCAATGCGACGCTCAATGGCAAGCCGTTGCCGCGCGCCTACATCGAACACGGCGAGATCATGGCCGGCGGCGAATTGAAGTTCACGATGCAGGCGCAGCCGAATAAGGAATGGGCGACGGCGCAGCGGCCGTATTCGATGTCCGCCGAACGCTAG
- the mdoH gene encoding glucans biosynthesis glucosyltransferase MdoH, producing the protein MESVIAAPPPPAPPAPAPLLPAETPMAMPIQSLREGSTPRGRLPSAPSGMAWRRACVIGGSAVLTLVAAYQIWWLLRGGGIDLLEALLLLLFVALFAWIAQAFVSAVAGFLRLLSRPHARLGLSPHDPLPPLSTRTALLMPTYNEDPERLFAGLQAIYESVAATGQADRFDFFVLSDTTRPAVQAAEEAAFAALRERLGDTRRLFYRRRTDNAERKAGNIAEWVRRFGGAYPQMLILDADSLMTGDTIVRLAGTMERYPDIALIQTFPVVVNGNTLFARMQQFSGRVYGPIVAHGIAWWHGPESNYWGHNAIIRTAAFAAHAGLPELRGHKPFGGTVLSHDFVEAALLRRGGWALYMVPGLPGSYEEGPPSLTDMLVRDRRWCQGNLQHAAVLPAKGLHWVSRWHLLIGIGQYFTAPMWAMLMLVGLAIPLYHAGLSWGNISLSGFSPTAFWRAQDPERFVWVFVFTMTILLAPKVLGYVAMLFDRNLRRGCGGALRSFASMLLETLLAALMAPITMYVQSRGVAEVLAGRDSGWETQRRDDGTLPLSGLLRSYGGMTLFGLLMGGIAYAISPALAAWMSPVILGLVLSIPIVALTSARAPGRWLRRIGIFRIPEEATPPTVLARASSLRANLHAQGTDKP; encoded by the coding sequence ATGGAATCCGTGATCGCCGCGCCGCCTCCGCCCGCGCCGCCCGCGCCGGCGCCGCTGCTGCCCGCGGAAACGCCGATGGCGATGCCGATCCAGTCCCTGCGCGAAGGCAGCACGCCGCGCGGCAGGCTGCCTTCGGCGCCGAGCGGCATGGCCTGGCGCCGCGCCTGCGTGATCGGCGGCTCTGCGGTGTTGACGCTGGTGGCGGCATACCAGATCTGGTGGCTGCTGCGCGGCGGCGGCATCGACCTGCTGGAAGCGCTGCTGCTGTTGCTGTTCGTCGCGCTGTTCGCGTGGATCGCGCAGGCCTTCGTCAGCGCCGTCGCCGGCTTCCTGCGCCTGCTGTCGCGACCGCACGCGCGGCTGGGCTTGTCGCCGCACGATCCGCTGCCGCCGTTGTCCACCCGCACCGCGTTGTTGATGCCGACCTACAACGAGGATCCCGAACGCCTGTTCGCCGGGCTGCAGGCGATCTACGAATCGGTCGCCGCCACCGGCCAGGCCGACCGCTTCGATTTCTTCGTGCTCAGCGATACCACGCGTCCGGCCGTGCAGGCCGCCGAGGAAGCGGCTTTCGCGGCGCTGCGCGAACGCCTCGGCGATACGCGACGTCTGTTCTATCGCCGCCGCACCGACAACGCCGAGCGCAAGGCCGGTAACATCGCCGAGTGGGTGCGCCGCTTCGGCGGCGCCTATCCGCAGATGCTGATCCTGGACGCCGACAGCCTGATGACCGGCGACACCATCGTGCGCCTGGCCGGGACCATGGAGCGCTATCCCGACATCGCGCTGATCCAGACCTTCCCGGTGGTGGTCAACGGCAATACCCTGTTCGCGCGCATGCAGCAGTTCTCCGGCCGCGTCTACGGGCCGATCGTCGCGCACGGCATCGCCTGGTGGCACGGGCCCGAGAGCAATTACTGGGGCCACAACGCGATCATCCGCACCGCCGCCTTCGCCGCGCACGCCGGGTTGCCGGAACTGCGCGGGCACAAGCCTTTCGGCGGCACCGTGCTTAGCCACGATTTCGTCGAGGCCGCGTTGCTGCGACGCGGCGGCTGGGCGCTGTACATGGTGCCCGGCCTGCCGGGCAGTTACGAGGAAGGGCCGCCGTCGCTGACCGACATGCTGGTGCGCGACCGCCGCTGGTGCCAGGGCAATCTGCAGCACGCGGCGGTGCTGCCGGCCAAGGGCCTGCACTGGGTCAGCCGCTGGCACCTGTTGATCGGCATCGGCCAGTACTTCACCGCGCCGATGTGGGCGATGCTGATGCTGGTCGGGTTGGCGATACCGCTGTACCACGCGGGTTTGTCGTGGGGCAATATCAGTCTGTCCGGGTTTTCGCCGACCGCGTTCTGGCGCGCGCAGGATCCGGAGCGCTTCGTCTGGGTGTTCGTGTTCACGATGACGATCCTGCTGGCGCCCAAGGTATTGGGCTATGTCGCGATGCTGTTCGACCGCAATCTGCGCCGCGGCTGCGGCGGCGCGCTGCGTTCGTTCGCCAGCATGCTGTTGGAGACGCTGTTGGCCGCGCTGATGGCGCCGATCACGATGTACGTGCAGTCGCGCGGCGTGGCCGAGGTATTGGCGGGCAGGGATTCCGGTTGGGAGACGCAACGCCGCGACGATGGCACTCTGCCGCTGTCCGGATTGTTGCGCAGCTACGGCGGGATGACGCTGTTCGGTCTGTTGATGGGCGGCATCGCCTATGCGATTTCGCCGGCGCTGGCGGCATGGATGTCGCCGGTGATCCTGGGCCTGGTGCTGTCGATCCCGATCGTGGCGTTGACCTCGGCGCGCGCTCCCGGCCGGTGGCTGCGGCGGATCGGGATTTTTCGCATCCCGGAAGAAGCGACGCCGCCCACAGTGCTCGCGCGCGCTTCTTCTCTGCGTGCGAACTTGCATGCGCAAGGTACGGACAAACCTTGA
- a CDS encoding glucan biosynthesis protein: MRRRKVLLAGLSLPLLALAGGMKTFAANASADVSPFGDDTVAGLARGLAAKPYQPPSTDLPAALAKIGYDQYRDYRYRADRALWRDTGVPFQAQFFHRGFLHKDRVDIYEVVDGQAAPVVYAPDMFTYGRSPAPNVRDLGFAGFRLHGPINRPDYFDEIAAFLGASYFRAVAKGQSYGLSARGLALKTGDPEPEEFPVFKAFWLERPAKGADAAVVHALLDGPSAAAAFRFSIKPGVETVFDVDMRLYPRVELARAGIAPLTSMFDFDASDRLGVDDYRPAVHDSDGLALLNGRNEQVWRPLQNPKAVQMSAFQDDNPRGFGLMQRKRAFSDYLDLEAGYQKRPSLWVEPIGDWGEGAVTLVEIPTVDEYHDNIVAFWRPKQAFAAGREYRFRYRLHWCVDHAWQRDLAVVGSTRIGKAPKAGSRLVVIELYGGRLDSLPADAKVKVDALASKGALRNAVAYRNAETGHWRMSFEVDAGGQADAELRARLVDAKGALSETWLYRWNP; this comes from the coding sequence GTGCGTCGTCGAAAAGTCCTTTTGGCGGGATTGTCGTTGCCGCTGTTGGCATTGGCCGGCGGCATGAAAACGTTTGCGGCGAACGCAAGCGCTGATGTTTCGCCCTTCGGCGACGACACCGTGGCCGGCTTGGCACGCGGTCTGGCGGCCAAGCCCTACCAGCCGCCGTCGACCGATCTGCCGGCCGCGCTGGCCAAGATCGGCTACGACCAGTACCGCGACTACCGCTATCGGGCGGACCGCGCGTTGTGGCGGGATACGGGCGTGCCGTTCCAGGCGCAGTTTTTCCACCGCGGCTTCCTGCACAAGGATCGCGTCGACATCTACGAAGTCGTCGACGGCCAGGCGGCGCCGGTGGTGTACGCGCCGGACATGTTCACCTACGGCCGCTCGCCGGCGCCGAACGTGCGTGATCTGGGCTTCGCCGGTTTCCGTCTGCATGGCCCGATCAACCGGCCCGACTACTTCGACGAGATCGCCGCCTTCCTCGGCGCCAGCTATTTCCGCGCGGTCGCCAAGGGCCAGAGCTATGGGCTGTCCGCGCGCGGGTTGGCCTTGAAGACCGGCGATCCGGAACCCGAAGAGTTTCCCGTGTTCAAGGCGTTCTGGCTGGAACGGCCCGCCAAAGGCGCCGACGCGGCCGTCGTGCACGCGCTGCTCGACGGTCCGAGCGCGGCCGCGGCGTTCCGCTTCAGCATCAAGCCCGGCGTGGAGACGGTGTTCGACGTCGACATGCGCTTGTATCCGCGCGTCGAACTGGCGCGTGCGGGCATCGCGCCGCTGACCAGCATGTTCGACTTCGACGCCAGCGACCGGCTCGGCGTCGACGACTACCGTCCGGCCGTGCACGACTCCGATGGCCTGGCGCTGCTCAACGGCCGCAACGAACAAGTGTGGCGCCCGCTGCAGAATCCGAAGGCGGTGCAGATGAGCGCCTTCCAGGACGACAACCCGCGCGGTTTCGGACTGATGCAACGCAAGCGCGCGTTCTCCGATTACCTGGATCTGGAAGCCGGCTACCAGAAACGTCCCAGCCTGTGGGTGGAACCGATCGGCGACTGGGGCGAAGGCGCGGTGACGCTGGTCGAGATTCCGACCGTCGACGAATACCACGACAACATCGTCGCGTTCTGGCGGCCCAAGCAAGCGTTCGCCGCCGGCCGCGAGTACCGTTTCCGCTATCGCTTGCACTGGTGCGTGGACCACGCCTGGCAACGCGACCTTGCCGTGGTCGGCAGCACGCGCATCGGCAAGGCGCCCAAGGCCGGCAGCCGCCTGGTGGTGATCGAGCTCTACGGCGGACGACTGGACTCGCTGCCGGCGGACGCGAAGGTGAAAGTCGATGCGCTGGCGTCGAAAGGCGCGCTGCGCAACGCAGTGGCCTACCGTAACGCCGAAACCGGACATTGGCGGATGAGTTTCGAAGTGGACGCGGGCGGACAGGCCGATGCCGAACTGCGCGCGCGTCTGGTGGATGCGAAAGGCGCGCTCTCCGAAACCTGGCTATACCGATGGAATCCGTGA
- a CDS encoding YadA family autotransporter adhesin produces the protein MKPIHHRRAANGRSCLHVLAAAVALAVSGTATAGDKCVLEHSGPGLPTNGVVDANSNALACGSAVAGGANSVALGNSQAQGDSGVAIGSSAGSFVDGGIAIGGGAESGQLGNPGGNSNMIAIGNSAGAFASGAIAMGTNSQGDGLGSIALGSGSTASNESAISIGTATNSGGEFSVAIGDSATVGVGSDNAIALGSGAGVVAADDGIAIGNDASVTGGRSISIGAGANTPSNDSVAIGADANAEGNQGTSLGTSAFSVDDGTAVGFESSASGIGSVANGAFSEAASSGSVAIGGGLDRNQDGTISDNERTRASGAFATAVGSGAQSLGANSVANGWLATADADRSTALGSNSDARSEAATAVGAFARATGAGGTAVGGAFDLDGDGAIDRNELTTASGRFATAVGSGAQALGSNATANGWLANAAADNTTSFGGNSDATQQGATAMGAFSQATGEGSTAIGGRTVFGNGLTADTVASGKFGTAFGAGAQATGSVNATANGWLANASQDHTTSIGANSAAGAIGATAIGRAAKANAENSVALGSGSIADRANTVSVGAAGAERQIANVADGAQATDAANVRQMQTGDAQTLSQAKAYTDQRVLELVGADIGNLRREIDDRFRHQDRRNDRVGAMGTAMVQMTANAANGNGARGRLAIGAGSMGGEQALSIGYGKRLGARASFTLGGAFSGDDSSAGVGFGVDL, from the coding sequence ATGAAACCGATCCATCACCGGCGAGCCGCCAACGGCCGCTCCTGTCTTCATGTCCTTGCTGCGGCGGTCGCATTGGCCGTCAGCGGCACGGCGACCGCCGGCGATAAGTGCGTGCTGGAGCACAGCGGCCCCGGCCTGCCTACTAATGGCGTTGTGGATGCCAACAGCAACGCATTGGCGTGCGGCAGCGCGGTGGCCGGCGGCGCCAATAGCGTTGCGCTCGGAAACAGCCAGGCGCAGGGCGACAGCGGCGTCGCCATCGGTTCATCGGCGGGCTCATTCGTGGATGGCGGCATCGCTATCGGCGGCGGGGCGGAATCGGGTCAGTTGGGTAATCCGGGCGGCAATAGCAACATGATCGCCATCGGGAACAGCGCGGGCGCCTTCGCCAGCGGCGCTATCGCGATGGGCACCAACAGCCAGGGTGATGGCCTCGGATCGATCGCTTTGGGTAGCGGTTCCACTGCGTCGAACGAATCCGCGATCAGTATAGGCACCGCGACGAACTCGGGCGGCGAATTCTCGGTGGCGATCGGCGACAGCGCCACGGTCGGCGTTGGCAGCGACAACGCCATCGCATTGGGCAGCGGCGCGGGCGTCGTTGCAGCCGACGATGGCATCGCCATCGGCAATGATGCGAGCGTCACCGGCGGCCGCAGCATCTCGATCGGCGCCGGCGCGAATACGCCCAGCAACGACAGCGTTGCGATCGGCGCCGATGCGAATGCCGAAGGCAATCAAGGCACTTCTCTGGGAACGAGCGCCTTCTCGGTGGATGACGGCACCGCCGTCGGATTCGAAAGCAGCGCCAGCGGAATAGGGAGCGTCGCCAATGGCGCATTCAGCGAAGCCGCCAGCAGCGGTAGCGTCGCCATCGGCGGCGGGTTGGACCGTAACCAGGACGGCACGATCAGCGACAACGAACGCACGAGGGCCAGCGGGGCGTTCGCTACCGCGGTGGGCAGCGGTGCGCAATCGTTGGGCGCCAATAGCGTGGCTAACGGATGGCTCGCTACGGCCGACGCCGACCGCAGCACCGCGCTCGGCAGCAACAGCGACGCCCGAAGCGAAGCCGCGACTGCGGTCGGCGCATTCGCTCGAGCGACCGGCGCGGGCGGTACCGCGGTCGGCGGCGCATTCGATCTGGATGGCGACGGCGCCATCGACAGGAACGAGCTGACCACCGCCTCGGGCCGCTTCGCCACCGCGGTCGGGAGCGGCGCGCAGGCCTTGGGCAGCAACGCCACCGCGAACGGCTGGCTGGCGAACGCGGCCGCCGACAACACGACTTCGTTCGGCGGCAACAGCGACGCCACCCAGCAAGGCGCCACCGCGATGGGCGCCTTCTCGCAGGCGACCGGCGAAGGCAGCACGGCCATCGGCGGCCGCACCGTTTTCGGCAACGGATTGACGGCGGATACCGTGGCTTCCGGCAAGTTCGGCACGGCTTTCGGCGCGGGCGCGCAAGCGACCGGTTCGGTCAACGCCACCGCGAACGGTTGGTTGGCCAATGCCAGCCAGGACCACACCACCAGCATCGGCGCCAACAGCGCCGCCGGCGCGATCGGCGCCACCGCCATCGGCCGCGCCGCCAAGGCGAATGCGGAGAACAGCGTCGCGTTGGGCAGCGGCTCGATCGCAGATCGCGCGAACACCGTATCGGTGGGTGCGGCGGGGGCCGAGCGCCAAATCGCCAACGTCGCCGATGGCGCGCAGGCGACCGACGCGGCCAACGTCCGTCAAATGCAAACGGGCGACGCTCAGACCTTGAGCCAAGCCAAGGCTTACACCGATCAGCGCGTCCTGGAGCTCGTCGGTGCGGATATCGGCAACCTGCGTCGCGAAATCGATGACCGGTTCCGCCATCAGGACCGCCGCAACGATCGCGTAGGCGCGATGGGCACAGCGATGGTGCAAATGACCGCTAACGCCGCCAACGGCAATGGCGCTCGCGGCCGTTTGGCCATCGGCGCCGGCTCGATGGGCGGCGAGCAGGCGCTATCCATCGGCTACGGCAAACGCCTCGGCGCACGCGCGTCGTTCACCCTCGGCGGAGCGTTCAGCGGCGACGATTCATCGGCCGGCGTCGGTTTCGGCGTGGATCTGTAA